One window from the genome of Lysobacter helvus encodes:
- a CDS encoding oligopeptide:H+ symporter: protein MNPTPTDTTADTVIAPARLPRQVPYIIGNEACERFSFYGMRNILVQFLVSSVILAYVPAGDREGAAKDIFHSFVIGVYFFPLLGGWLSDRFFGKYNTVFWFSLVYCAGHACLALFESDRTGFYTGLFLIALGSGGIKPLVVSFVGDQFTTSNKHLAKVVFDAFYWTINFGSFFASLLMPLFLRSYGPAVAFGIPGVLMLVATVIFWSGRRQYVRVPPATNDPHSFLNVARTALTSTQGEGRPGLYVAAFGGALAVAMLMCWAIGPAFWPEDFGFVITACLALGVLIACGGFGTSLQLERARGRHPDATVDSVRAVLRILIVFALTTPFWSLFDQKASTWVLQGKDMVVPHDQWWWPSFLVKEASQMQALNPALVMLIIPFNNLVLYPALRRMGFEPTALRRMGTGIVFAGVAWIAAGVLQLWMDGGQQVSLAWQIAPYLLLTFGEVLVSATALEFAYSQATQSMKGVIMAFWYLTSTFGSLWVLLTNAGVRNDTVTAHIATTGLSENAFLMFFFAAFAFAAAIGFAWYARRYPMQDNYLREGAAA, encoded by the coding sequence ATGAACCCGACGCCGACGGACACCACCGCCGACACCGTGATCGCGCCTGCGCGCTTGCCGCGCCAGGTGCCCTACATCATCGGCAACGAAGCCTGCGAGCGCTTCTCGTTCTACGGGATGCGCAACATCCTGGTGCAGTTCCTCGTGTCGAGCGTGATCCTGGCCTACGTGCCGGCCGGCGATCGCGAGGGCGCCGCGAAGGACATCTTCCACAGCTTCGTCATCGGTGTGTACTTCTTCCCGCTGCTGGGCGGTTGGCTGTCGGATCGCTTCTTCGGCAAGTACAACACCGTCTTCTGGTTCTCGCTGGTGTACTGCGCCGGGCATGCGTGCCTGGCGCTGTTCGAATCCGATCGCACGGGTTTCTACACGGGCTTGTTCCTGATCGCGTTGGGGTCCGGCGGCATCAAGCCGCTGGTGGTGTCGTTCGTGGGCGATCAGTTCACCACGTCCAACAAGCACCTGGCGAAGGTCGTCTTCGACGCGTTCTACTGGACGATCAACTTCGGGTCGTTCTTCGCGTCGCTGCTGATGCCCTTGTTCCTGCGCAGTTACGGGCCGGCGGTGGCGTTCGGCATCCCGGGCGTGCTGATGCTGGTCGCGACGGTCATTTTCTGGTCGGGCCGCAGGCAATACGTGCGCGTGCCGCCTGCGACGAACGATCCGCATTCCTTCCTCAACGTGGCGCGCACGGCGTTGACGTCCACGCAGGGCGAAGGGCGGCCCGGCCTGTACGTCGCGGCGTTCGGCGGCGCGCTCGCGGTGGCGATGTTGATGTGCTGGGCGATCGGGCCCGCGTTCTGGCCGGAGGATTTCGGCTTCGTCATCACCGCGTGCCTGGCGCTGGGCGTGCTGATCGCGTGCGGCGGGTTTGGCACGTCGCTGCAGCTGGAACGCGCACGCGGCCGCCATCCCGACGCCACCGTGGACAGCGTGCGCGCCGTGCTGCGCATCCTGATCGTGTTCGCGCTCACCACGCCGTTCTGGTCGCTGTTCGACCAGAAGGCCTCCACCTGGGTGCTGCAGGGCAAGGACATGGTCGTGCCGCACGACCAGTGGTGGTGGCCGAGCTTCCTGGTGAAGGAAGCCTCGCAGATGCAGGCGCTCAATCCCGCGCTCGTGATGCTGATCATCCCGTTCAACAACCTCGTGCTGTATCCCGCGCTGCGGCGCATGGGCTTCGAACCCACGGCGCTGCGCCGCATGGGCACGGGCATCGTGTTCGCAGGCGTGGCGTGGATCGCCGCCGGCGTGCTGCAGCTGTGGATGGATGGCGGGCAGCAGGTGTCGCTGGCGTGGCAGATCGCGCCGTACCTGCTGCTGACGTTCGGCGAAGTGCTGGTGTCGGCGACCGCGCTGGAGTTCGCCTACAGCCAGGCCACGCAGTCGATGAAGGGCGTGATCATGGCGTTCTGGTACCTCACCAGCACGTTTGGCAGCCTGTGGGTGCTGCTGACCAATGCCGGCGTGCGCAACGACACGGTGACGGCGCACATCGCCACGACCGGGTTGAGCGAGAACGCGTTCCTGATGTTCTTCTTCGCCGCGTTCGCGTTCGCGGCGGCGATCGGGTTCGCGTGGTACGCGCGCAGGTATCCGATGCAGGACAACTACCTGCGGGAAGGGGCTGCGGCCTGA
- a CDS encoding PAS domain-containing hybrid sensor histidine kinase/response regulator translates to MTSTDWALLGVALLATVAAIVLVVRHRRLDARLRAAESQHRRLDEVTSKVPGAIIEFLVRYDGTSALLFASAGAEEMSGLPVEVMLQDYANFEALMDPDDVMPIREQVAANARAMMPARVEYPIRHAKTGERRWLTAFGVPTAVPEGVLFRGHCLDITAQHETEVELAQALSDLKEANRIAEDAADAKATFLANMSHEIRTPMNAIIGMSHLLRDAGLPAREQGWADRIHQSGQFLLRVINDILDVSKMDAGMLRIEHVPFALGEVLDMVSAMTTPRATAKGLAVRVDVGDDVPPHLVGDPVRVGQILINYVGNAIKFTDAGEVALAVQVLARDGDRVRLRLRVRDTGIGIAAKEQQVLFQAFRQADASTTRRFGGTGLGLAIAQRLAALMGGDVGVESAPGKGATFWVDLGFGVTDAAAVHRTHDAPGAATPAELAALRGRRVLLAEDNAFNQDVARVQLEMLGVDVDIVDDGEQAVARALAGDYALVLMDMQMPVLDGLQATEAIRRRIDARRLPIIAMTANVLEHDRKRCEVAGMDDFIGKPFEPVALRTMLLKWLPPVVA, encoded by the coding sequence TTGACATCGACTGACTGGGCCTTGCTGGGCGTCGCGCTGCTCGCGACGGTGGCGGCGATCGTGCTCGTCGTGCGCCATCGCAGGCTGGACGCACGCTTGCGCGCCGCCGAATCGCAACATCGCCGCCTCGACGAAGTCACCAGCAAGGTCCCCGGCGCCATCATCGAATTCCTGGTGCGCTACGACGGTACGTCGGCGTTGTTGTTCGCCAGCGCCGGCGCCGAGGAGATGTCGGGCTTGCCGGTCGAAGTGATGCTGCAGGACTACGCGAACTTCGAAGCGCTGATGGATCCGGACGACGTCATGCCCATCCGCGAACAGGTCGCCGCCAATGCGCGCGCGATGATGCCGGCACGCGTCGAATATCCGATCCGGCATGCGAAGACGGGCGAGCGCCGCTGGCTCACCGCGTTCGGCGTGCCCACGGCGGTGCCGGAAGGCGTGTTGTTCCGCGGCCACTGCCTGGACATCACCGCGCAGCACGAGACGGAAGTCGAACTCGCGCAAGCCCTGTCCGACCTCAAGGAAGCCAACCGCATCGCCGAAGACGCCGCCGACGCGAAGGCCACCTTCCTCGCCAACATGAGCCACGAGATCCGCACGCCGATGAACGCGATCATCGGCATGTCGCACCTGCTGCGCGACGCAGGGCTGCCGGCGCGCGAACAAGGCTGGGCCGACCGCATCCACCAGTCGGGGCAATTCCTGCTGCGCGTGATCAACGACATCCTCGACGTGTCGAAGATGGACGCCGGCATGTTGCGCATCGAGCACGTGCCCTTCGCGCTCGGCGAAGTGCTCGACATGGTGAGTGCGATGACCACGCCGCGCGCGACCGCGAAAGGCCTGGCTGTGCGCGTGGACGTCGGCGACGACGTGCCGCCGCACCTGGTCGGCGATCCGGTGCGCGTCGGGCAGATCCTGATCAACTACGTCGGCAACGCGATCAAGTTCACCGACGCCGGGGAAGTCGCGCTCGCCGTGCAGGTGCTGGCGCGCGACGGCGATCGCGTGCGCTTGCGATTGCGCGTGCGCGACACCGGCATCGGCATCGCGGCGAAGGAACAGCAGGTGTTGTTCCAGGCGTTCCGGCAAGCCGATGCATCGACGACGCGGCGCTTCGGCGGCACGGGCCTGGGATTGGCGATCGCGCAGCGCCTCGCGGCGTTGATGGGCGGCGACGTCGGCGTGGAGAGTGCCCCGGGGAAAGGTGCGACGTTCTGGGTGGACCTCGGCTTCGGCGTCACCGATGCCGCGGCCGTGCACCGCACGCACGACGCACCGGGCGCTGCGACGCCCGCGGAACTCGCCGCCCTCCGCGGCCGCCGCGTGCTGCTGGCGGAAGACAACGCGTTCAACCAGGACGTCGCGCGCGTGCAACTGGAAATGCTGGGCGTGGACGTGGACATCGTCGACGACGGCGAACAGGCGGTCGCGCGCGCCCTCGCCGGCGATTACGCGCTGGTGCTGATGGACATGCAGATGCCCGTGCTCGACGGCTTGCAGGCGACCGAAGCGATCCGGCGGCGCATCGATGCGCGCCGGCTGCCGATCATCGCGATGACCGCGAACGTGCTGGAGCACGATCGCAAGCGCTGCGAAGTCGCGGGAATGGATGACTTCATCGGCAAGCCGTTCGAGCCGGTGGCGTTGCGCACCATGCTGTTGAAATGGTTGCCACCCGTCGTTGCCTGA
- a CDS encoding Hpt domain-containing protein, with protein MSSERYVALRQLLNGDTRRLLRLLDMFAATTRKDLDVLDQARRNGDANAIALSAHRLKSALAQVGEPETAQALQSLEDAAQGRRFSPALSDHAAKLHARIADLLRAVEAYIASDGTVDID; from the coding sequence GTGTCCAGCGAACGCTACGTCGCGCTCCGCCAGTTGTTGAATGGCGATACACGCCGGCTGCTGCGGCTGCTCGACATGTTCGCGGCCACCACGCGCAAGGATCTCGACGTCCTCGACCAGGCGCGCCGCAACGGCGACGCGAACGCCATCGCGTTGTCCGCGCACCGGTTGAAGTCGGCGCTCGCGCAGGTGGGTGAACCGGAAACGGCGCAGGCCCTGCAGTCGCTCGAGGATGCAGCGCAGGGACGGCGGTTCTCGCCGGCGTTGTCGGATCACGCAGCAAAGTTGCATGCGCGCATCGCGGACCTGCTCCGCGCGGTCGAAGCCTACATCGCGTCCGATGGCACCGTTGACATCGACTGA
- a CDS encoding M14 family zinc carboxypeptidase, whose protein sequence is MLSSRQVLARAIAATLVAVPALLLMGARPIQQEDGLGATRAQRLVIAGVADPRLQPAIPGTLSTNPDSLVIVTAHWRNRAQLRRIASKFQHVAVDEANRTARVEASAEDLLFLRRLGVRFELDQASTLRMQRADAAMARAPTTTIMKDGRRLTTGNSIPQFACYRTVEETYSTMDELVALRPTMARVVDIGPTWTWQKTGGTGGHRMRVLRINNSATDAALPNKPNMVVLAAIHAREYTTAELTTRFAEWLVRDYGIDPDATWLVDNFRFHFILQANPDGRKKAESGLSWRKNTDTDNGTCSANSYGVDLNRNFTWAFGQVPDGSSGDACDATYRGPAAASEIETVNLMRYILGTRGTNGEFTGGVLPDQRTDSGTAPANYRGLFLDIHSFSQLVLWPWANTSTAAPNGPALRTMGRRLAYFNGYAPKQWIGLYPADGTNTDTVYGSTGAPSYTIELGQEFFEDCTTFETSTYPKNIDALKYAARSLFSPYTLPGGPDTTEIAVSAPTVPRGKAIAVSAWVDDARFNQNNGAEPVQNIASVRAYLDTPPWATSPNAFVMAANDGAFNSSRELATVTIPTGALRAGRHIVYVTGTDANGSPGTPRAVLFNIIERSKPMPATPAP, encoded by the coding sequence ATGCTGTCTTCCCGGCAAGTCCTTGCACGCGCCATCGCGGCCACCCTGGTCGCCGTCCCGGCGCTGCTGCTGATGGGCGCGCGGCCGATCCAGCAGGAGGACGGCCTGGGCGCGACCCGCGCACAGCGCCTGGTGATCGCGGGCGTCGCCGATCCGCGGTTGCAGCCCGCGATCCCGGGAACGCTTTCCACCAATCCCGACAGCCTCGTCATCGTGACCGCGCACTGGCGCAATCGCGCGCAGTTGCGGCGCATCGCGTCGAAGTTCCAGCACGTCGCGGTGGACGAGGCGAATCGCACGGCGCGCGTGGAAGCCAGCGCGGAAGACCTGCTGTTCCTGCGTCGCCTGGGCGTGCGCTTCGAACTCGACCAGGCCTCGACGCTGCGCATGCAACGCGCCGATGCCGCGATGGCGCGCGCGCCGACCACCACGATCATGAAGGACGGTCGCCGCCTCACGACGGGCAATTCGATCCCGCAGTTCGCGTGCTACCGCACCGTCGAGGAAACCTATTCGACGATGGACGAACTGGTCGCGCTGCGCCCCACGATGGCGCGCGTGGTCGACATCGGCCCGACCTGGACGTGGCAGAAGACCGGCGGCACCGGCGGCCATCGCATGCGCGTGCTGCGCATCAACAACAGCGCGACCGATGCCGCGTTGCCCAACAAGCCGAACATGGTGGTGCTGGCCGCGATCCATGCGCGCGAGTACACGACCGCCGAACTGACGACGCGCTTCGCCGAATGGCTGGTGCGCGACTACGGCATCGATCCCGATGCCACGTGGCTCGTCGACAACTTCCGCTTCCACTTCATCCTGCAGGCCAACCCGGATGGCCGGAAGAAAGCCGAGTCCGGCCTGTCGTGGCGCAAGAACACCGACACCGACAACGGCACGTGCAGCGCGAACAGCTACGGCGTTGACCTCAACCGCAACTTCACGTGGGCGTTCGGCCAGGTGCCCGACGGCTCCAGCGGCGATGCGTGCGATGCGACCTATCGCGGGCCCGCGGCGGCGTCGGAAATCGAAACCGTGAACCTGATGCGCTACATCCTCGGCACGCGCGGCACCAATGGCGAGTTCACCGGCGGCGTGCTGCCCGACCAGCGCACCGACAGCGGCACGGCACCGGCCAACTATCGCGGCCTGTTCCTCGACATCCACAGCTTCTCGCAGCTGGTGCTGTGGCCGTGGGCGAACACGAGCACGGCCGCGCCGAACGGCCCGGCGCTGCGCACCATGGGCCGCCGCCTGGCGTACTTCAACGGCTATGCGCCCAAGCAATGGATCGGCCTGTATCCCGCCGACGGCACCAACACCGACACGGTGTACGGCAGCACCGGCGCGCCGAGCTACACGATCGAACTGGGCCAGGAGTTCTTCGAGGACTGCACCACGTTCGAGACCAGCACGTATCCGAAGAACATCGACGCGCTGAAGTACGCGGCGCGTTCGCTGTTCTCGCCGTACACGTTGCCGGGCGGGCCGGACACGACGGAGATCGCCGTGTCGGCGCCCACCGTGCCGCGCGGCAAGGCCATCGCGGTGTCGGCGTGGGTGGACGATGCGCGCTTCAACCAGAACAACGGCGCCGAACCGGTGCAGAACATCGCCAGCGTGCGTGCGTACCTCGATACGCCGCCGTGGGCGACCAGTCCGAATGCGTTCGTGATGGCGGCCAACGACGGCGCGTTCAACAGCAGCCGCGAACTGGCGACGGTCACGATCCCGACGGGCGCCCTGCGCGCCGGCCGCCACATCGTCTACGTCACCGGCACCGACGCCAACGGCAGCCCGGGCACGCCGCGCGCGGTGCTGTTCAACATCATCGAGCGCTCCAAGCCCATGCCGGCGACCCCCGCGCCCTGA
- the dxs gene encoding 1-deoxy-D-xylulose-5-phosphate synthase — MIDSTRYPRLSRISVPADLRQFDEDQLPAIAEELRAYLIESVGRSGGHFGAGLGVIELTVALHYLYETPDDRLVWDVGHQCYPHKILTGRGERIHTVKQKDGVAPFPKREESEYDTFGVGHSSTSISAALGMAIANARAGNERRVVAIIGDGAMTAGMAYEALNHAGGMEPEPNLLVVLNDNRMSISENVGGLTKMLGRMTGSKTLNAIREGGKKLLGDKNNPTARFVRRWEEHWKGMFVPSTLFEEMGFHYTGPIDGHDVDALVATLKTLKTLKGPQLLHIITTKGKGYELAEGDQIGYHAVGPFDPAQGLVSKPGAKKPTYTDVFGDWLCDMAAADDTLLGITPAMREGSGLVRFSKEYPERYFDVAIAEQHAVTLAAGMACEGAKPVVAIYSTFLQRGYDQLVHDVAIQDLDVLFAIDRGGVVGPDGATHAGNLDLSYLRCVPNMVVMAPADENECRQMLTTGFRHVGPAAVRYPRGTGPGVAVQESLDTLPLGKADVRRKGTRLALLAFGAIVPAAEKVGEELGLTVVNMRFVKPLDRALLLELAQSHEGFVTMEDNVVAGGAGSGVAELLAAEGIALPLLHLGLPDHFQHHASREDLLAEAGLDVAGIRAAVTARWPQLTSPTAKTAAG; from the coding sequence ATGATTGATTCCACGCGCTATCCGCGCCTGTCCCGGATTTCGGTCCCGGCAGACCTCCGCCAGTTCGACGAAGACCAGCTCCCGGCCATCGCCGAGGAGTTGCGCGCCTACCTGATCGAATCGGTCGGCCGCAGCGGCGGGCATTTCGGCGCGGGCCTGGGCGTGATCGAACTCACCGTCGCCCTGCACTACCTCTACGAAACGCCGGACGATCGCCTGGTGTGGGACGTCGGCCACCAGTGCTACCCGCACAAGATTCTGACCGGCCGCGGCGAACGCATCCACACGGTGAAGCAGAAGGACGGCGTCGCGCCGTTCCCGAAGCGCGAAGAGAGCGAATACGACACCTTCGGCGTCGGCCATTCGTCCACGTCGATCTCCGCCGCGCTCGGCATGGCGATCGCCAACGCGCGCGCCGGCAACGAACGCCGCGTCGTGGCGATCATCGGCGACGGCGCGATGACCGCGGGCATGGCGTACGAAGCGCTGAACCACGCCGGCGGCATGGAACCCGAGCCCAACCTGCTCGTGGTCCTCAACGACAACCGCATGTCGATTTCCGAGAACGTCGGCGGTTTGACGAAGATGCTCGGCCGCATGACGGGGTCGAAGACGCTCAACGCGATCCGCGAAGGCGGCAAGAAACTCCTCGGCGACAAGAACAACCCCACCGCGCGCTTCGTGCGCCGCTGGGAAGAACACTGGAAGGGCATGTTCGTGCCGTCCACGCTGTTCGAGGAAATGGGCTTCCACTACACGGGCCCGATCGACGGACACGATGTCGATGCGCTCGTCGCGACGCTGAAGACGCTCAAGACCCTCAAGGGTCCGCAGCTGCTCCACATCATCACGACGAAGGGCAAGGGCTACGAACTCGCCGAAGGCGACCAGATCGGTTACCACGCGGTCGGTCCGTTCGATCCCGCGCAGGGCCTGGTGAGCAAGCCCGGCGCGAAGAAGCCGACGTACACCGACGTGTTCGGCGACTGGCTGTGCGACATGGCCGCGGCCGACGACACGCTGCTCGGCATCACGCCGGCAATGCGCGAAGGCTCGGGGCTGGTGCGCTTCAGCAAGGAATACCCGGAGCGCTACTTCGATGTCGCGATCGCGGAACAACACGCGGTGACGCTCGCCGCCGGCATGGCGTGCGAAGGCGCCAAGCCCGTCGTGGCGATCTATTCGACGTTCCTGCAGCGCGGTTACGACCAGCTGGTGCACGACGTGGCGATCCAGGACCTCGACGTGCTGTTCGCGATCGATCGTGGCGGCGTCGTCGGGCCCGATGGCGCGACGCATGCCGGCAACCTCGATTTGAGCTACCTGCGCTGCGTGCCGAACATGGTGGTGATGGCGCCGGCCGACGAAAACGAATGCCGGCAGATGCTCACCACCGGCTTCAGGCACGTGGGCCCGGCCGCGGTGCGCTATCCGCGCGGCACCGGTCCCGGCGTGGCCGTGCAGGAATCGCTCGACACACTGCCGCTCGGCAAGGCCGACGTGCGCCGCAAGGGCACGCGCCTGGCGTTGCTCGCGTTCGGCGCGATCGTGCCGGCCGCGGAGAAAGTCGGCGAAGAACTCGGGCTTACCGTCGTCAACATGCGCTTCGTGAAGCCGCTGGATCGCGCGTTGCTGCTCGAACTGGCGCAGTCGCACGAAGGCTTCGTCACGATGGAAGACAACGTGGTCGCAGGCGGCGCCGGTTCCGGCGTGGCAGAACTGCTGGCCGCCGAAGGCATCGCCCTGCCCCTCCTGCACCTGGGCCTGCCCGACCATTTCCAGCACCACGCGAGCCGCGAGGACCTGCTGGCCGAAGCGGGCCTGGACGTCGCCGGCATCCGCGCGGCGGTGACCGCGCGCTGGCCGCAGCTCACCTCGCCCACCGCGAAGACCGCCGCGGGCTGA
- a CDS encoding HNH endonuclease — METDTVQRTPGILRVVGSDASTSAESASASPTDAPRIATLHAVRLLSLDAHGRVLDWMSWQDAACLYARGAVAWTLGDPCLTVHGGTCRATGAQSTIDLHPIVAARGHARPHALDPTPALTNAALFARDQHLCLYCGHEFPRPHLTRDHVMPLSRGGRDTWENVVSACFHCNSRKGGRTPQQASMPLLAVPYRPSWIEHLILSNRHILADQMAFLKSHLPKRARAFG, encoded by the coding sequence ATGGAGACGGATACAGTCCAGCGCACGCCCGGGATCCTCCGCGTTGTCGGATCCGACGCTTCGACGTCGGCCGAATCCGCATCGGCATCGCCCACCGATGCACCGCGCATCGCCACGCTCCACGCGGTCCGCCTCCTTTCCCTCGATGCCCACGGCCGCGTCCTCGACTGGATGAGTTGGCAGGACGCCGCATGCCTGTATGCACGCGGCGCGGTGGCGTGGACCCTCGGCGATCCCTGCCTCACCGTGCATGGCGGCACGTGTCGCGCCACCGGCGCGCAGAGCACCATCGACCTGCATCCCATCGTCGCCGCGCGCGGGCATGCGCGTCCGCATGCGCTCGATCCCACGCCCGCGCTGACCAACGCCGCGCTCTTCGCGCGCGACCAGCACCTGTGCCTGTACTGCGGCCATGAATTCCCGCGGCCGCACCTCACGCGCGACCACGTGATGCCGCTCTCGCGCGGCGGGCGCGACACCTGGGAGAACGTGGTGTCCGCGTGCTTCCACTGCAATTCGCGCAAGGGCGGCCGCACGCCGCAGCAGGCGAGCATGCCGCTGCTCGCCGTGCCGTATCGCCCGAGCTGGATCGAGCACCTGATCCTGTCCAACCGGCACATCCTCGCCGACCAGATGGCGTTCCTGAAGTCGCACCTGCCCAAGCGCGCACGCGCCTTCGGCTGA
- a CDS encoding acyl-CoA dehydrogenase C-terminal domain-containing protein — MGSSYRAPLDDMRFALYDVLGAETLFAQLGFTDATRDVVDAILDEGARFNENVLAPLNEIGDRVGCTYDKATGDVRTPPGFREAYAKFVEGGWSGLVSPVEFGGQGMPHLAGLPLKEMIDAANLAWGNFPLLSHGATEALVHHGEAWQREVFLKPIVDGRWTGTMCLTESHCGTDLGLLKTRAEPQADGTYSITGTKIFITAGEHDFTDNIVHLVLARLPDAPAGVKGISLFIVPKMQVSRDGVVGQRNAVRCGALEHKMGIHGSATCVINFDGAQGYLIGAPNKGLIAMFTMMNTARLAVGLQGLGLSDRAYQNALRYARERLQMRSLSGPKAPDKPADPIIVHPDVRRMLLTCKALIEGGRVLGYHAASLVDITSHSTDEAQRTEADALLGFVTPIVKACLTEWGVECTYHAMQCFGGHGYIAEHGMEQLARDARITTLYEGTTGIQALDLVGRKIMQQQGVGLRVFLGMIDAFCREHASNEAMAEFTGPLRELANDWQALTMQVGQRAVGNAEEVGAASYDYLFYSGYAALAYWWARSVAAADASDRPAAFKQAKRDTARFYFARVLPRTKAHAAMIASGAGPVMAMAADAFGD; from the coding sequence ATGGGAAGCTCCTACCGCGCACCGCTCGACGACATGCGCTTCGCCCTGTACGACGTGCTGGGCGCCGAAACCCTGTTCGCGCAACTCGGCTTCACCGACGCCACGCGCGACGTGGTCGACGCGATCCTCGACGAAGGCGCGCGCTTCAATGAAAACGTGCTGGCCCCGCTCAACGAGATCGGCGACCGCGTCGGTTGCACCTACGACAAGGCGACGGGCGACGTGCGCACGCCGCCGGGCTTCCGCGAGGCCTACGCGAAATTCGTCGAAGGCGGCTGGAGCGGGCTGGTGTCGCCGGTGGAATTCGGCGGCCAGGGCATGCCGCACCTGGCGGGCCTGCCGCTGAAGGAAATGATCGACGCCGCCAACCTGGCGTGGGGCAACTTCCCGCTGCTCTCGCACGGCGCGACCGAAGCGCTGGTGCACCACGGCGAGGCCTGGCAGCGCGAAGTCTTCCTCAAGCCCATCGTCGACGGTCGCTGGACCGGCACGATGTGCCTCACCGAATCGCATTGCGGCACCGACCTCGGCCTGCTGAAGACGCGCGCCGAACCGCAGGCGGACGGCACGTATTCGATCACCGGCACGAAGATCTTCATCACCGCCGGCGAGCACGACTTCACCGACAACATCGTGCACCTGGTGCTCGCGCGCCTGCCCGATGCGCCGGCGGGCGTGAAAGGCATTTCGTTGTTCATCGTGCCGAAGATGCAGGTCTCGCGCGACGGCGTGGTGGGCCAGCGCAACGCGGTCCGCTGCGGTGCGCTCGAACACAAGATGGGCATCCACGGGTCGGCGACGTGCGTCATCAACTTCGACGGCGCGCAGGGGTATCTGATCGGCGCGCCGAACAAGGGCCTCATCGCGATGTTCACGATGATGAACACCGCGCGCCTCGCGGTCGGCCTGCAGGGCCTCGGGCTGTCGGACCGCGCGTACCAGAACGCATTGCGCTACGCGCGCGAACGCTTGCAGATGCGTTCGCTGTCGGGCCCGAAAGCGCCAGACAAACCCGCCGATCCGATCATCGTGCACCCCGACGTGCGCCGCATGCTGCTCACGTGCAAGGCGCTGATCGAAGGCGGTCGCGTGCTCGGGTACCACGCCGCGTCGCTGGTCGACATCACGTCGCATTCGACGGACGAAGCGCAGCGCACGGAAGCCGATGCGCTGCTCGGGTTCGTCACGCCGATCGTCAAGGCGTGCCTCACCGAGTGGGGCGTGGAATGCACGTACCACGCGATGCAGTGCTTCGGCGGCCACGGCTACATCGCCGAGCACGGCATGGAACAACTCGCACGCGATGCCCGCATCACCACGCTGTACGAAGGCACCACCGGCATCCAGGCGCTGGACCTGGTCGGCCGCAAGATCATGCAGCAGCAGGGCGTGGGCCTGCGCGTGTTCCTCGGGATGATCGATGCGTTCTGCCGCGAGCACGCCAGCAACGAAGCGATGGCCGAATTCACCGGTCCGCTGCGCGAGCTGGCCAACGACTGGCAGGCGCTGACGATGCAGGTCGGGCAGCGCGCGGTGGGCAACGCGGAGGAAGTGGGCGCGGCGTCGTACGACTACTTGTTCTATTCCGGCTACGCGGCGCTGGCCTACTGGTGGGCGCGCAGCGTCGCGGCGGCCGATGCGTCGGATCGACCGGCCGCGTTCAAGCAGGCCAAGCGCGACACCGCGCGCTTCTATTTCGCGCGCGTGCTGCCGCGGACGAAGGCCCATGCGGCGATGATCGCCAGCGGTGCGGGCCCGGTGATGGCGATGGCCGCGGACGCGTTCGGGGACTGA
- a CDS encoding LEA type 2 family protein — MAKFGRLVASATFLLVTLAACGGGPVKRVSEPAAGIQQLTVRADGQWSVDLRIDNFSSVPMRFDAASLVLTIGGENAGTLAANPGLTIGPESADVATLTLAPSSAARITVADALSNRRELAYTLKGTLDAGPEGEKSRQYRIDRSSALNPAPGLPGVLR, encoded by the coding sequence ATGGCGAAGTTCGGCAGGCTTGTGGCGTCCGCCACGTTCCTTTTGGTCACCCTCGCCGCGTGCGGCGGCGGCCCGGTCAAGCGCGTGTCCGAACCCGCGGCGGGCATCCAGCAGCTCACGGTGCGCGCCGACGGCCAGTGGTCGGTGGACCTGCGGATCGACAACTTCAGCAGCGTGCCGATGCGCTTCGACGCCGCCTCGCTCGTGCTCACCATCGGGGGCGAGAACGCGGGCACCCTGGCCGCCAACCCGGGCCTGACCATCGGGCCGGAATCGGCGGACGTGGCCACCCTGACCCTGGCGCCGTCGTCGGCCGCCCGGATCACCGTCGCCGACGCGCTGTCCAACCGCCGCGAACTCGCCTACACGCTGAAGGGCACGCTCGACGCCGGCCCCGAAGGCGAGAAGTCGCGCCAGTACCGCATCGATCGCTCGAGCGCCCTCAACCCCGCCCCCGGCTTGCCGGGCGTGCTGCGCTGA